The following coding sequences are from one Microbacterium sp. SORGH_AS_0969 window:
- a CDS encoding MBL fold metallo-hydrolase yields MRITGLGHAGMFIETAGGSILCDPVIGPSFFGSWFPFPDNRALDWERFGKADFLYISHRHRDHFDPAMLERYVPKDIKVLLPEYPTDDLEQDLIALGYTNLVRTEAGVPLQFGDLKLMVTPLRAPSDGPIGDSSLSLDDGTASILNQNDSHPLDLEKLFDFGKPDAYFTQVSGAIWWPMVYDLPQDAKQNFAQLKRDAQNKRAMYYIEKVDAEHVFPMAGPPMFLREALFRYNGTGLENDSIFTDQREFLAHMKEQRPDQKGYLFLPGTEVEVQGSDVTVTQTLYTDEEIERIFGDKWDYLAEQRDSRQAEIQAEEASRAEIIPPAEMLAALKEWWEPLLRRARTIRNGVGGMVRFRIGELDMVVDFPKAKLREYAGEECIYWYTIPADLVSTNIRDHEIDWSNSIFLSMQFEVGRSGKFNEFLTTFLKCLSRDRIEYVENWYAEQSDQTEDAEIDGWTVQRRCPHLRADLTKTGKIEDGVLTCSLHDWKWDLASGRCLTTTGHPIRSTPSGERRAAEAAEVAAG; encoded by the coding sequence ATGAGAATCACCGGCCTCGGCCACGCGGGCATGTTCATCGAGACGGCGGGCGGCAGCATCCTCTGCGACCCCGTCATCGGTCCGAGCTTCTTCGGCTCGTGGTTCCCGTTCCCCGACAACCGCGCGCTCGACTGGGAGCGCTTCGGCAAGGCGGACTTCCTCTACATCTCGCACCGCCACCGCGACCACTTCGATCCGGCGATGCTCGAGCGGTACGTGCCGAAGGACATCAAGGTGCTCCTCCCCGAATACCCCACCGACGACCTCGAGCAAGACCTCATCGCCCTCGGCTACACGAACCTCGTCCGCACCGAAGCGGGTGTTCCACTGCAGTTCGGTGACCTGAAGCTCATGGTCACCCCGCTTCGGGCCCCCTCGGACGGCCCGATCGGCGACTCGTCGCTCTCGCTCGACGACGGCACGGCATCCATCCTCAATCAGAACGACTCGCACCCGCTCGACCTCGAGAAGCTGTTCGACTTCGGCAAGCCCGACGCGTACTTCACCCAGGTCTCGGGCGCGATCTGGTGGCCCATGGTCTACGACCTGCCGCAGGATGCCAAGCAGAACTTCGCGCAGCTCAAGCGCGACGCGCAGAACAAGCGCGCGATGTACTACATCGAGAAGGTGGATGCCGAGCACGTCTTCCCCATGGCCGGTCCGCCGATGTTCCTGCGCGAGGCGCTGTTCCGCTACAACGGCACGGGCCTCGAGAACGATTCGATCTTCACCGATCAGCGCGAGTTCCTCGCCCACATGAAGGAGCAGCGACCCGATCAGAAGGGGTATCTCTTCCTGCCGGGTACCGAGGTCGAGGTGCAGGGCTCCGATGTCACCGTCACCCAGACGCTGTACACCGACGAAGAGATCGAGCGCATCTTCGGCGACAAGTGGGACTACCTCGCCGAACAGCGCGACAGCCGTCAGGCCGAGATCCAGGCGGAAGAGGCATCCCGTGCCGAGATCATCCCGCCGGCGGAGATGCTCGCGGCCCTGAAGGAGTGGTGGGAGCCGCTGCTGCGCCGCGCCCGCACGATCCGCAACGGCGTGGGCGGGATGGTGCGCTTCCGCATCGGCGAGCTCGACATGGTCGTGGACTTCCCCAAGGCGAAGCTGCGTGAGTATGCGGGGGAGGAGTGCATCTACTGGTACACGATCCCCGCCGACCTCGTGTCGACGAACATCCGCGATCACGAGATCGACTGGTCGAACTCGATCTTCCTGTCGATGCAGTTCGAGGTCGGCCGATCGGGCAAGTTCAACGAGTTCCTCACGACGTTCCTCAAGTGCCTGTCGCGTGACCGCATCGAGTACGTCGAGAACTGGTACGCCGAGCAGTCCGACCAGACCGAGGATGCCGAAATCGACGGCTGGACCGTGCAGCGCCGCTGCCCGCACCTGCGCGCCGACCTCACCAAGACCGGCAAGATCGAGGACGGCGTGCTGACGTGCTCGCTGCACGACTGGAAGTGGGACCTGGCCTCGGGTCGGTGCCTGACGACGACGGGGCACCCGATCCGCTCTACGCCGAGCGGGGAACGCCGCGCCGCCGAGGCCGCGGAGGTCGCCGCGGGCTGA
- the pyrR gene encoding bifunctional pyr operon transcriptional regulator/uracil phosphoribosyltransferase PyrR produces MNTRTVMHDADIARALTRISHEILESNKGPEGLVLLGIPTRGVTLANRIGPLVSEFGGAPVPVGSLDVTMYRDDLHRNPTRAPRKTEIPAGGIDGKVVVLVDDVLFSGRSIRAALDALQDIGRPAAVRLATLIDRGHRELPIRPDFVGKNLPSSRDERVNVRLAETDGVEEVTIES; encoded by the coding sequence ATGAATACGCGCACCGTCATGCACGATGCCGACATCGCCCGCGCTTTGACGCGCATCTCGCACGAGATCCTGGAGTCCAACAAGGGACCGGAAGGACTCGTCCTCCTCGGCATCCCGACCCGCGGCGTCACGCTCGCGAACCGGATCGGCCCGCTGGTCAGTGAGTTCGGGGGAGCGCCCGTTCCGGTCGGCTCGCTCGACGTGACGATGTACCGCGACGATCTGCACCGCAACCCCACGCGGGCACCGCGCAAGACCGAGATCCCCGCGGGCGGCATCGACGGCAAGGTCGTCGTGCTGGTCGACGACGTGCTGTTCTCGGGTCGCAGCATCCGCGCCGCCCTCGACGCCCTGCAGGACATCGGGCGCCCCGCCGCCGTGCGCCTCGCGACCCTCATCGACCGCGGCCACCGCGAGCTGCCGATCCGCCCCGACTTCGTGGGCAAGAACCTCCCCAGTTCCCGCGACGAGCGCGTGAACGTCCGCCTCGCCGAGACGGACGGCGTCGAAGAGGTGACGATCGAATCATGA